One Triticum dicoccoides isolate Atlit2015 ecotype Zavitan chromosome 3B, WEW_v2.0, whole genome shotgun sequence genomic window, GTCCTGCAATGGCCGCCCGACAAATTGGTTGTTTCCACAACGGGATCAAATTGCCACGGTCCATTTGAAACAATGTAAGCGGAAGAGAAGTATGACAGCGTTACCCCTCATTGTAACATAGAGCACTCACCTGAGCTTCTATTGCAGACGTGTAATCTTCAGGGGACTCTTGAAACTTGGCCTCTGCCACAAACTTTCCATAGTGGATTCTCTTAGAGAGTGCCTGAATTACAGAACAGTGATGGAAAAGACAGATGAGCAAAATGTACTTCACAAAGAAATGCTTAGTTGCAGGAGCCTCTAGTGAACCTCAGCTTAGTCATATGGAAATGACATATTAATAAAATTACGACAGCACAAAATCTTGCAACAATGGTAATGACAAGGCTTATTTTCAGTGAATGAAAGTTGTGGCATAGTAAAAATGATTTACAGCAATTAGCTGTCCGACTCAAAGACCAGCAGTATTGATCTAGTATAGTACCTGCAAGCAGGTTGTGTCGCAAAGAGCACTGGATCCAGAATTTCCATCACTTCCTTCTTTCACTAGCCTTGGAAGAACTTCATCAAAGTACATTTTCCAAATCTCTTTGTTGATATTAATGGAATCAGCAATAGGATGCAGAACCTACGAAAATAATAAAGACAACATAAGAATCCATCCAAAATTGCATCAACAAGAACAACACAGTAATCTACTAGAAATATGAGTTTTTGAATAGATGATAGTATTCCACAATCAATATCGACATATTTTCAGGCTCCAGATGGATAGTCAGAGCTTCTAATGAAACTGAAATGAATGCTAGTTGCTAACAAGTAACAATAGAAAACAGAAGCACAGTATTGTTCAATCGTTCATGCACCGATGTCAAAACCCTGATATGTTAGTTGGCAATTGCAGGACCATGTTTTCCTACATTGACAAAAAATATCTACAGGCCTACAAGGACACCCAAAAAAACTTGAAATGTGCATTACCGTTGGATACTGGATAGGCGGCAACAGTGTCTCAGGCAGATCTTCTGGAAAGAATGGGTGTTCATCTGGGCTCTTGTATCTCCCAACCTACATAAGAAAGATCAGCATATGTATTTTCCAGGCAATGCCATGATCAATTATATTTCTATAATTGCACGGATGCTCCACCTTTGCATGTAGCTTTTCAGTTTCTCTAACCATGAATTCAACCAAAGAGCCGCCAAATCCATCCACATGGAAAGAATTGCTATCATATGTATCAGCATTGTAACAATACTGCGCTCTCTCCAAGAGACCGAATATGATGCTGTCTTCTAGTCTAATCAATGAGGTTCTGACACTGTCCAAAGTCAGTATTTGACTTTGATCTATCCTCTGTTTCTCCACCCTAGAAGAAGTGTACCATTAAGAAAAGTTATCAGTTCCTTGCAGTATAACAAAAAAAGCAATTTTTTTGCAGAAGCATCATAGCTATAAGTTAAAGTTATCAGAACCAGGTTAATCCATTCATAGTGCTATAATTCAATGCTCTGCTCAAGGTTGCACTTGCACATACGTTTGCAGAAAGTTTCACCACAATTAGGTGAGCCTTAGTCACTAAGACATTACAAAAAAAAAGACATTACAGACATGCCCTAGTCAAAGTTAATCATTCACCATTTTTTGGTCTTTCAGTATGACTTGAAGACATGTGGTCAAGTCATCAAATATTAATGAACTATTTTGGTGGAAGTAAAAAAGATGCTGAAATAATTTGCATCATTGCATGGTTAAACATAATTTGAAAAGTCAACAAGACAGAAAAGAACAAACACAACCCCTATAAGGCTACAATCCAGGTCACATGCTATGTTTCGAAGATAAACTATTTCACCGACAAGAAGTTGGTGGTTGTAAGCAGAAGGCACAACATAATCAACTATTCAACTCTTTACTATTGAGATCACGAGTCAAACTAGAGTACCTTAAAAAAAAACTTGGGATAACTCAATCATTAACTTCATACCGAAGCAACGATGGACTTAATATTTCGTACCTTAAATAATTGTAACTGAAAACAGGGCAACCAGACTTAATATTTCATAACTCAAATACTTGTAACTGAAAACATCGCAACCAATACCAGAATGGATACACCAAATCACCGGCCCCCAATAGGAAAACATCCTTATCCGTAAGCAAAGCAAAAGAAACGGGGGAATCAATGTCGGTAAGCATAACATGACGCCATACCTGGTCACCGGCGCGGAGTTGTTAGTTGCAGCGAACAGCGCCCGCGCCGGCGGCGACGACGCCTTCCTCCACGCCGATCCAAAGGCGACGCTGCTCCGGCCCTGCGATCCCTGGCTCGTACTGTGCCAGGCTGCGGGCAACGCGGCCGCCTTCGATGCCACCTTAAACTCCATGGCCGACCGCGCCCGGCCCGCCGCTGCAGCCTGGAAAGTGGAATTGGGATCTCTGGATTTGGATTTCAGAATCAGGCGTGCCGGGCTGGAAGGAAAGGAGCAGGGGAGGTGGGTGCGtgtgaaagagagagggagaggagcgagATGGTTGGGGGAGCGAAGTAGGTAGGACCGTAGGAGGGAGAGGCGGGAGGGTGAGGAGGTGAGCGGAGGCCCGGCGCGGTAGGTCGGCCTGACCTGAGGGTTTCTCTTTGAAGTGGTCGTCCCAAGTTTTCCGTAGAGGTGAGGTGCGGTGGGGTTGGTCGCCAATAAATATTTGATgaagaatttttttttatttttattgagaAGGGATTGTTTTAAGTTTTTGGCCGAGGCAGTGGCGCGGTCGCCAATAAGCATTGTACGTGTCTGGTGAGAAAAAGATTCTATTTATATTGAGAAGGAGTAGTCTCAAGTTTTTGGCCAAGGCGAGGTGGAGCGGAGTTGGTCGCCAATAAGCATTGTACATGTCTGGTGAGGAAAAGNNNNNNNNNNNNNNNNNNNNNNNNNNNNNNNNNNNNNNNNNNNNNNNNNNNNNNNNNNNNNNNNNNNNNNNNNNNNNNNNNNNNNNNNNNNNNNNNNNNNNNNNNNNNNNNNNNNNNNNNNNNNNNNNNNNNNNNNNNNNNNNNNNNNNNNNNNNNNNNNNNNNNNNNNNNNNNNNNNNNNNNNNNNNNNNNNNNNNNNNNNNNNNNNNNNNNNNNNNNNNNNNNNNNNNNNNNNNNNNNNNNNNNNNNNNNNNNNNNNNNNNNNNNNNNNNNNNNNNNNNNNNNNNNNNNNNNNNNNNNNNNNNNNNNNNNNNNNNNNNNNNNNNNNNNNNNNNNNNNNNNNNNNNNNNNNNNNNNNNNNNNNNNNNNNNNNNNNNNNNNNNNNNNNNNNNNNNNNNNNNNNNNNNNNNNNNNGTCGCCAATAAGCATTGTACGTGTCTGGTGAcgaaaatattctatttttattGAAAAGGGGTAGTCTCAAGTTTTTGGCCAAAGCGAGGTGACGCGGGGTTGGTCGCCAATAAGCATTGTACATGTCCGGTGAGGAAAAGATTTTATTTTTATTGAGAAGGGGTAGTCCCAAACTTTTGGCCGAGGTGAGGTGGCGTGGGGTTGGTCATCAATAAACATTATACGTGGCAGGAAAAaggttccattttttagttttacaTGATTATTACTCCTACATTGACATTGAATGTTTATTTGTATTTTCTAAAAAGTAACTAAACTCTATTTGATTGTCACGCCGTTTACCtgctcaaatgaatgtatctagcactgaaatacgtcCAGATACATCTA contains:
- the LOC119277089 gene encoding chorismate mutase 1, chloroplastic-like, with protein sequence MEFKVASKAAALPAAWHSTSQGSQGRSSVAFGSAWRKASSPPARALFAATNNSAPVTRVEKQRIDQSQILTLDSVRTSLIRLEDSIIFGLLERAQYCYNADTYDSNSFHVDGFGGSLVEFMVRETEKLHAKVGRYKSPDEHPFFPEDLPETLLPPIQYPTVLHPIADSININKEIWKMYFDEVLPRLVKEGSDGNSGSSALCDTTCLQALSKRIHYGKFVAEAKFQESPEDYTSAIEAQDGAQLMQILTYETVERAIEHRVETKAKIFGQEVNIGAEAKGMAPVYKIRPSLVAGLYSDRIMPLTKDVQVAYLLRRLD